GCGAGTACAAGTCGCCGACCAGTTCCGACACAGACTTCTCCGAAGGTCGGCTGGGTCGATTCGTGGTCAAAATCGGCAGCCTGCCGTCCAAGTTGGCCATCCCCTTTGCCATCGGAGCGCTACTGATCTTCGTCGGTGGCCTGTTGGTGGAGTCCAGCCTCACCATCCAGGGCGACCCGATCGACTGGGTCAACCAGAGTTCGCCCACCATCAAGAAGATCAACACGATCAAGGAGCAGACCAAGAGCTCGTCCGAACTTGGGATCTTCGTCAGCTCCGACGACGTGTTCGACCAGGAAACGGTCGACTTTGTGCACAAATTCGCCTACAACCAGTTGGGCGAACGCACCTTCACCAACTCGGAGGGCAAGGACACGCCGGCGCTGTTGACCGCATCCAGCATCGTCACCACGCTCAGCGGCATCCTCAACGTTCCCGGTGCGACACCCGCTGGCGAGGTTCCTCGGGCGCCGAACGCCGACCTGGTGAGGGCCGCGTGGCAGGTTGCACCTCCGAGCCTGCAGGAGTTCACTGCAACCCCACCCACCGGCCCCGGTCAGGCGGCAAAGAACCTCAACCTGATCTTCCGGGTGGGCTACACCTCGCTGACCGATGGTGAGGGCGTGGTCAAGGACGTCCGAGGCGACGTCAAGGAGTCCTCTCCGGAAGGGGTGAGGGCGGTTCCCTCCGGCCTCGCCGTGGTTGGTGTCGGCCTGCTGGAGAACATCGAGTCCAACCGAATCCTGTTGACCTACCTGTCGATCGCATTCGTCGGCCTGTTCCTGGCCGTGCGACTGCGGAGCGTGGTGCGATCGGTGCTCTCGCTGGTGCCGGTCATGATCGCAACCGGAATGGCATCGCTGGTGGCCTTCGCACTCGGCTTGAAGCTCTCGCCGATGACCGCCGTGGGCGGGCCGCTCATCGTTGCCATCTGTACCGAGTTCACGTCGCTGATGCTCTTACGGTTTGTCGAGGAACGAAAGCGGCACATGGCGCCGCTTGAGGCCGCCGACACCGCAGCCGCCCGCACGGGTCGAGCGTTCATCGTGTCGGGCCTCACCGGCGTTGCCGGTGTGGCCGTCATCGCCACCTCACCGCTGCCCCTCCTGCGTGACTTCGGCGCAATCGTGGCCCTCAACGTGGTCATCGCGCTGGCCTCCGCATTGGTGATCTTGCCGCCCATGTTGGTCTGGGCCGATGCCGAGGGCCGGGAGTGGGTCAGCCGCCACCTGGTCAGCGAAGAAGACCTGGCCGCCAGCCGTGGGGGTGGCGGCCGCAAGCGGGTGAAGGACACGTCAACCACCGACGGTCCGAAAGCCGGCGACGGCGCCATCGACGCCCCCACCCGAACCTAACGTCGTCGTGACGGTGCCTGCGCGGCCCGCCATACCCGAATCACCACAACCGCGCGGTGACATCGGAAGTCACACGTCCAGGAGTGCCACCAGCTTCTTGGGCGCCACCGTCCGGTAGGCCTCGGTGAGCACCGCGGCCACCTCGGCCCAATCAGGGTTTCGATCAAGGCGCATCCCCAACCAGCCCCGGTGCCCCACGTAGGCCGGCACGTAGAAGCGGTCGGGTTCGGTCTCGGTCACCTGTGCCTGAACTCCGGGCGGTGCAGGGCACCAAATACCAAGTTCTCCGTCACCGTGATGGTCGTCGTGGAACATCACCAGCGTCTTCTTCTCTCGGATGAAGAACGATGGCGCCCCGTGGCTCAACCGCTCGCTCACTTCGGGCAGGGCCATGCAGATCTCACGGACGCGTTCCAGCGCATGCAACATCTCAGCTTCGGTGTGGTTGCCATCGGCCATGCCAACAGTGTCGCGTGGCAGGCTGCCGTGGTGACACATGCTCAGCGACCGTCCCCTCAACTTCCGACGTTGGGCGGTGGATCGAGCAGCCCTTCGGATGATCCACGATGGCGGCGCCTGGCCGTGGGCGGCATTGTTGGCCCGGCGGCCTTCATCGGCGCGTGGGTCGCCGGCACGGTGGTACTCGATGGGTACTCCCCCATCACCGACGCCATCAGCAGGCTGGCCGCAGTGGGAGCAGACACCCGGTGGCTGATGAGCACCGGGTTCCTTGCATTTGCGGCGGCCTCCGTGCCCGCCGCGGCCGCCGTTCGCAGGGCCGTTCCCGGCAGCGCCTGGACCGGGGTGCTGGGCACGGGCCTGGCCACTGCGGCCGTGGCGGCACTTCCGCTGGACCGCAGCGACACGGTCGATGCAGCCCACGGGCTTGCGGCCGCCGCCGGCTACGTGTTGTTCGTCTACGCCGCCGCAGCGGCGACGCCTCCGTTTCACGCTTCGGGTCGACGGGGGCTGGCCGCGCTGTCGCTGGGCGTCGCGGTGCTGGCCACAACCACGTTGGCGGCAACGCCCTTCGTCGAGGCGAGCGGCCTTCTGCAACGGGTCGGGCTCACGAGCCTGGATGTTTGGTTGGTGAGCGTGTCCACCCAGATCCTGACGGGTCGCCTTGGTCCCGGCCGGACCCCGGCACCTGCAAGCGGCTCGGGACGCCCGAACGGCGCTGCCGTTAGCCGCCCAGTTGGCTGAGGAGGCCTCCGCCACCCCCACCGCCGCTGGCCGCTGCCGGACCGCCCATGGCACCCTCCGATGGCTGGATGAGGACGAAGCCCTGCCCACCGAATGCCATTTGGAACGTCTCTCCGGTGCCACCGCGCAGCATCGACTTCATGCCGCCGGTGTCGGTCTTGATGTTCATCTGCACCCCGGCGCTCCACAGCACCACGGCCTGGGCATCCCCAAACGTGGCCTGTTGGGTCACGTCCAGCATGACGGGCGGGCCATCGGTGGTGACCGCCACATAACCGGTGCCGCGCAGCACCACGTTGTACAGACCACCTGCCTGCATTCCGGCCATGCCGCTACCCACCCGTTGGATGTCCCACTCGATCGAGTCCGAGAAGGCCAGCACGTTCTTGCCGTTCACCGACACCATGTCGTTCTCCAGGTACATGATGATGATGTCGGTGGCCTGGTCAGCGATAAACACCTCGCCCGAACCGGTGATCTTCATCACGTCCACGCCCTCGCCGGTCACGGCCTTCTTGAACATCTTGGACATGCCGCCCGAACCCGTGTTCTCGAAGCGGGCATCACCCTGGTACCCGACCATCGAGCCCGTGCGGGCATGTACGGGGCCGTACGCCAGGTTGATCTTGAGCAACTTCTTGTTCTGGTGGACGAACTGGTCGGTCGCCTCCGCTTCGGAGAACGTGGTCAGTTCGTTGCAGTGGATAGGCATGTTTCATCCCCGTCATGTCCGATGGTGTGCACTGGCACAGTACCGAACCTAAGGGGTACACATACCCAAATCGTCGAGATTTCCGTGGCCGATGCCGTCCGCCTCACCGCCCACCGGCGCCGAACGCCCCGCTACTCGACCGCAGTGGCGACGCCTGGGCGACGGGTCAGCTTGGCCACCTCGTCGGCGCGCACCAGCGTGCCCTCCATCATGGCCTCAAGACCTTCACGGGCCGCTCCGGCACGATCGGCAATGGCGACGCGGCCGTCGGTCATCAGGTGCGCGGCGCTGTCCCGGGATGCAACCACGGCGGTGGCGGCCTGCTCCAGGTGCGACCTGAACATGCCCACATCGAAGGCGCCGTCGCGCAGGCGTGCGTTCTCAAGCGCCTTGGCGTTGGGCACCTTCACCGAGTGGACCACCCGCACGGCAGCCAACGCTCTCAGCACGTAGTAACTCACGTCGTACTCCCACCAATAGAAGCCCTGACGTGCCGATGCCGGGTAGTGGTGGTGGTTGTTGTGCCACCCCTCCCCCATGGTGAGCGCTGCGATGATGGCCGAGTTGCGGCTGGTGTCGTTGGTGACGAAGCGGCGACGGCCCATGACGTGTGCCAACGAGTTGACCAGGAACGTGGCGTGCCACAAGGCAACGGTGGAGACGAAGAAGCCCAGCACCAGGCCCGACCAGCCACCGACGAGCGCACAGAACGCCGCAAGGGTGACCGGGCCGATCCAGTCCTTCTCGTTGACGAAACGGATCTCCGGGTACTTGGCGAAGTCCGAGATCACCTCGGTGGGTGTCGGCGAAGACTTCTCGGACAGGATCCAACCCATGTGGCTCCACCAAAACCCCTTGATGGGCGAGTGCAGGTCCGCCTCGGTGTCGGAATACCGGTGGTGGAGGCGGTGGTTACCCGCCCACCACAGCGGGCCCTTCTGCACGGCCATGGTGCCGCCGAAGGCCAGGATGAACTGGAAGACCCGGCTGGTCTTGTAGCTGCGATGGGCGAAGTAGCGGTGGTAACCGGCCGTAATAAAAAACATCCGCACCGTGTAGGTGGCGATGAACAGCACCACGGCGGTGCGGCTGATGCCGGTGAAGAACAGCGCCAACGGCGACAAATGGACCAGAAAGAACGGGATGGACGACCTCACCTGAACGCGTTCGTCAGGGAGTCGACCGTGGGTGGCGGTGTGCACGGGGGGCCTCGCATGGTCGGGGGACTGACGCCGGAATGGCCACGACGAATCAACGAAGGATACTGGGCACCTCACGCTACCACCACGGTGCCTTCGCCGGTACACGCCCGTTTACTGAAAGTCACGGGAACGTAGGCCGGTTCGGCCGCCGCCCGAACCTCGACCCCGCCCGCCGGTAGTGCCCGAGTAACGCCCGCCCGGGTTGGTGCCGGTGGGTACCGGCAGCGGGTCGAAACGTTCTGCGGCAACCGCCACGACATCGTCGACGGTGCGCTCCAGGCGACCCGACACGATCAGCGCAGGCGCATCGCGCGCGAGGTTGCGGTAGCGCACCCAACAGCCCGGCGAGCACACGATGTTGACCAGGCCCGTCTCGTCCTCGAGGTTGAAGAAGATGGTGCCCCCGGCGGTTTGGGGACGCTGGCGGTGGGTGACGATGCCGCCCACCTTCACCTTCGCCCCGTCGGGCAGCGAGAACAACCCGTCGGTGGTACACACCCCCAACGCATCGAGACGATGGCGCACAAACCGGGTGGGGTGCCCATCGGCCGAGACCCCGGTGGCCCACAGGTCGGCCTGGGCCTCCTCCCACTGTGCCATGCCCGGCAGGCGCGGCGCCTCGGCACCGGTGACGATGCCCGCCAGCCTGTCGGGCGTGCTTTGTGCCGCCGCGCCAACCGCCCACAGCGCGGCACGACGGCTGAGCGGACGTCCGCCCCGCTGTTCGTCATCAAAGCAGCCCAGCGCCCCGGCGGTGGCCAGCGCCTCCAGCTGGTTGCGGGTCAAACCGGCACGCCGGGCCAGATCCTCCACCGACGAGTACGGCCGACCCGCCACCACCGCCGCAGCCGCGTCGTCACCCAGGTGCCGCACGCCGGAGAGCCCCAGCCGAACCCGCGGCTGGGGCCGGTGCCGGTTCCAGCGATGCCGTCGATCGGGCCACGGCGCCGCGGCGCCATCAACCGGGTCAACCCCATGGCCACTCGACCCCTCGGGCCACCACAGTCGGCTCTTGGCCGCCGAAGTCGCCACGTCCGGGGCGTCCACCTGCACCCCGTGGCGTCGGGCATCCTGCACCAGCGAGTGCGGCGACCAGAACCCCATCGGCTGAGCATCCAACAAGCCCGCAAGGAATGCCGCCGGGTCGTGGTATTTCAGCCAGGCCGACGAGTACACCATGTAGGCGAAGCTCACCGAGTGGCTCTCGGGAAAGCCATAGTTGGAGAAGGCGGCCAGCTTGGACCACAGCTCCTCCCGGGTGGCCTCGTCCAGCCCGTTGGCGGCGGTGCCCTCGTCGAAGCGCCTGGCCAGCCGGGCCATCGCCTTGGCCGACCGCTTGGCCGCCATCGCCTGGCGTAGTTGATCGGCCTCCGTGGGGGTGAACCCGGCCACGTCGATGGCCAACTGCATCAGTTGCTCCTGAAACAGCGGCACACCCAGGGTTTTGCGAAGCGCCGGCTCGCACAGCGGGTGCAGGTACGTCACCGGCTCCTCGCCCCGGCGGCGACGCAGGTACGGATGCACCGAGCCGCCCTGAATGGGGCCGGGACGGATCAGCGCCACCTCAACCACCAGATCGGAGAAGCAGCGCGGCTGAAGCCGAGGCAGGGTGGCCATCTGTGCCCGCGACTCCACCTGGAACACACCCACCGAATCGCCACGGCACAACATGTCATACACCTCGTCGTCCTGCGGGATCGTCGCCAGGTCGATGGTTTCGCCCCGGGCGGCGGCCACGTGGTCCACCGACGCGTGCAGCGCTGTCAGCATGCCCAGGCCCAACAGATCGAACTTCACCAATCCGGCCGTCGCACAGTCGTCCTTGTCCCACTGCAACACCGAGCGGTTCTGCATCCGCCCCCACTCGGTTGGGCAGACCTCCACCACCGGCCGGTCGCACATCACCATGCCCCCCGAGTGAATGCCCAGGTGCCGTGGCGCGCCCTGAAGCTGCCCGGCCAACTCGATCACCGCGTCCGGCGCGCTCAACCCCTCGGCGGTGCCCTCGCCGGGCTTGGGCAGCGGGCCCCAGCGCCCCAACTCCTTGGACCACGCGTCCTGTTGGCCCACCGAGTAGCCCAGCGCCTTCGCTGCGTCACGCATCGCCGACCGACCCCGGTAGGTGATCACGTTGGCCACCTGGGCGGCGTGGCTGCGGCCGTGACGCTCGTAGACGTACTGGATCACCTCCTCTCTGCGCCCCGACTCGATGTCGAGGTCGATATCGGGCGGTCCCTCGCGTTCAGGCGACAGGAAGCGCTCGAACAGCAGGCCCAGGCGCACGGCGTCGGCCTTGGTGACCCCGAGGGCGAAGCACACCGCCGAGTTGGCCGCCGACCCCCGCCCCTGACAGTAGATGTCGTTGCGACGGCAAAACTCCACGATGTCCCACACCACCAGGAAGTAGCCGGGAAACCCGAGCTGTTCGATCACCCCCAGTTCGTGGTCGATCTGGGTCCAGGCACCCGGAGCGGTCTCGGCCCGGCGGGAGCCGTAGCGGACGGTGGCGCCCTCCTCGGTCAAACGCCGCAGGAACGCCATCTCGCTCATCGGCTTGCCGGCGGGCCCCTCGGGACAGGGATACGGCGGCAGCGATGGGGCCACCAACGACAGATCAAAGGCGCACTCGGCGCCCAGCGCTCCGGCGGCGGCCACCACACCCGGGTAGCGGGCAAATCGCGTCAGCTGTTCGGCCCCCGAGCGCAGGTGCGCACCACCGTTGGCGGGCAGGTGGCCATCGCTGGCGTCCAGGCTGGAGCGTGACCGAACCGCCGCCATCGCCGCTGCCAGGCGGCGGGCCGCCGGGGTGGCGTAGTGCACGTTGTTGGTGGCCAGCGGCTGCACCCCGGCCGCCGCCGCCAGGCGCACCAGTGCGTCATTGCGGGCCGAGTCCAGCGGGTCGCCGTGATCCCACAGCTCGGCGAAGACCGAGTCGGCACCGAACGACGCCGTCAGCGCCCGCAGCTCACGGGCGGCCGCCCGGGGCCCATCGGCCATCAACGCCCCCGGCACCGTGCCCTTGCGACAACCGGTGAGCGCCGCCCAATGCCCACGGG
Above is a genomic segment from Candidatus Microthrix parvicella Bio17-1 containing:
- a CDS encoding efflux RND transporter permease subunit is translated as MKERMDRTWRWLAVNMGKHAGIVSVVGLAITIIMGFGLTKLDFATDQDAYLNKDEQVLKDSVEYQDLFGGQAMLAAIRLDEGMTLEDFLSPENQKIFQEIEKTLVAQDGIEAVATPYNTLLLSDTLIQKAPPTKEQAKELANGTITASELPTESDPTASIAGKSLFGAAAAAEADGNTTEAAKRSEDTGATAARLLAIPEAERTLDNVEWRKFLLYDNAGEVRESLRPFFPNANTAQIVTRLKGNMSIELEGEAATFTTNTIDKAAKNLDPAAAEVTVVGAPTLLKDINDYLRGGILKLGAIAILAMILILLVLFDVRWRLLPLGVILIGVTWAFGLAGYLGIPLSLVTISGLPVMLGVGIDYAIQMHSRIEEEVLLDREDHPIQEAAVNLGPALLVVTLDAVFAFTALRFAKVPMIRDFGLLLAVGIAVICVVSIIAPLAALGIREYKSPTSSDTDFSEGRLGRFVVKIGSLPSKLAIPFAIGALLIFVGGLLVESSLTIQGDPIDWVNQSSPTIKKINTIKEQTKSSSELGIFVSSDDVFDQETVDFVHKFAYNQLGERTFTNSEGKDTPALLTASSIVTTLSGILNVPGATPAGEVPRAPNADLVRAAWQVAPPSLQEFTATPPTGPGQAAKNLNLIFRVGYTSLTDGEGVVKDVRGDVKESSPEGVRAVPSGLAVVGVGLLENIESNRILLTYLSIAFVGLFLAVRLRSVVRSVLSLVPVMIATGMASLVAFALGLKLSPMTAVGGPLIVAICTEFTSLMLLRFVEERKRHMAPLEAADTAAARTGRAFIVSGLTGVAGVAVIATSPLPLLRDFGAIVALNVVIALASALVILPPMLVWADAEGREWVSRHLVSEEDLAASRGGGGRKRVKDTSTTDGPKAGDGAIDAPTRT
- a CDS encoding MmcQ/YjbR family DNA-binding protein, which codes for MADGNHTEAEMLHALERVREICMALPEVSERLSHGAPSFFIREKKTLVMFHDDHHGDGELGIWCPAPPGVQAQVTETEPDRFYVPAYVGHRGWLGMRLDRNPDWAEVAAVLTEAYRTVAPKKLVALLDV
- a CDS encoding DUF998 domain-containing protein, with the protein product MGGIVGPAAFIGAWVAGTVVLDGYSPITDAISRLAAVGADTRWLMSTGFLAFAAASVPAAAAVRRAVPGSAWTGVLGTGLATAAVAALPLDRSDTVDAAHGLAAAAGYVLFVYAAAAATPPFHASGRRGLAALSLGVAVLATTTLAATPFVEASGLLQRVGLTSLDVWLVSVSTQILTGRLGPGRTPAPASGSGRPNGAAVSRPVG
- a CDS encoding AIM24 family protein, yielding MPIHCNELTTFSEAEATDQFVHQNKKLLKINLAYGPVHARTGSMVGYQGDARFENTGSGGMSKMFKKAVTGEGVDVMKITGSGEVFIADQATDIIIMYLENDMVSVNGKNVLAFSDSIEWDIQRVGSGMAGMQAGGLYNVVLRGTGYVAVTTDGPPVMLDVTQQATFGDAQAVVLWSAGVQMNIKTDTGGMKSMLRGGTGETFQMAFGGQGFVLIQPSEGAMGGPAAASGGGGGGGLLSQLGG
- a CDS encoding acyl-CoA desaturase, giving the protein MRSSIPFFLVHLSPLALFFTGISRTAVVLFIATYTVRMFFITAGYHRYFAHRSYKTSRVFQFILAFGGTMAVQKGPLWWAGNHRLHHRYSDTEADLHSPIKGFWWSHMGWILSEKSSPTPTEVISDFAKYPEIRFVNEKDWIGPVTLAAFCALVGGWSGLVLGFFVSTVALWHATFLVNSLAHVMGRRRFVTNDTSRNSAIIAALTMGEGWHNNHHHYPASARQGFYWWEYDVSYYVLRALAAVRVVHSVKVPNAKALENARLRDGAFDVGMFRSHLEQAATAVVASRDSAAHLMTDGRVAIADRAGAAREGLEAMMEGTLVRADEVAKLTRRPGVATAVE
- a CDS encoding error-prone DNA polymerase; the encoded protein is MGWRNPAKSWSELEAQLSAVSGSPGRATKRGPSPSGVDPDEPATRGDVIEPRQRGGVRGRPRPDGAKRPGAAQRQPPSRRRGVAYAELHTHSHFSFLDGASSPEDLANEAVALELDALALTDHNGFYGVVRFAEVARELGLPTVFGAEVSIGAAEPRAGEGTSHDPAARHLVILARDPEGYARLGTLLSTAQMAGQKGRPRLSFAEVAEAAGRARGHWAALTGCRKGTVPGALMADGPRAAARELRALTASFGADSVFAELWDHGDPLDSARNDALVRLAAAAGVQPLATNNVHYATPAARRLAAAMAAVRSRSSLDASDGHLPANGGAHLRSGAEQLTRFARYPGVVAAAGALGAECAFDLSLVAPSLPPYPCPEGPAGKPMSEMAFLRRLTEEGATVRYGSRRAETAPGAWTQIDHELGVIEQLGFPGYFLVVWDIVEFCRRNDIYCQGRGSAANSAVCFALGVTKADAVRLGLLFERFLSPEREGPPDIDLDIESGRREEVIQYVYERHGRSHAAQVANVITYRGRSAMRDAAKALGYSVGQQDAWSKELGRWGPLPKPGEGTAEGLSAPDAVIELAGQLQGAPRHLGIHSGGMVMCDRPVVEVCPTEWGRMQNRSVLQWDKDDCATAGLVKFDLLGLGMLTALHASVDHVAAARGETIDLATIPQDDEVYDMLCRGDSVGVFQVESRAQMATLPRLQPRCFSDLVVEVALIRPGPIQGGSVHPYLRRRRGEEPVTYLHPLCEPALRKTLGVPLFQEQLMQLAIDVAGFTPTEADQLRQAMAAKRSAKAMARLARRFDEGTAANGLDEATREELWSKLAAFSNYGFPESHSVSFAYMVYSSAWLKYHDPAAFLAGLLDAQPMGFWSPHSLVQDARRHGVQVDAPDVATSAAKSRLWWPEGSSGHGVDPVDGAAAPWPDRRHRWNRHRPQPRVRLGLSGVRHLGDDAAAAVVAGRPYSSVEDLARRAGLTRNQLEALATAGALGCFDDEQRGGRPLSRRAALWAVGAAAQSTPDRLAGIVTGAEAPRLPGMAQWEEAQADLWATGVSADGHPTRFVRHRLDALGVCTTDGLFSLPDGAKVKVGGIVTHRQRPQTAGGTIFFNLEDETGLVNIVCSPGCWVRYRNLARDAPALIVSGRLERTVDDVVAVAAERFDPLPVPTGTNPGGRYSGTTGGRGRGSGGGRTGLRSRDFQ